One Lentisphaera araneosa HTCC2155 DNA window includes the following coding sequences:
- a CDS encoding transposase, with protein MRSRLADVIKEVKGANLLADKGYFSNEDIKACEDDGYQSYIPEKGCPMEGKGFYGKPEFIYNEYNNTYTCPAGQILQKYQNKKKDCKTYWIYKSPEACVNCSRKDKCTNSKSRSIQRWEHEHVLENVRERMKAKPNIMKRRSAIVEHPFGTIKRHILTGGYNMIGIESAQAETFLAQLTYNLNRVLNIVNFSEIMSFLKGRKSFWQKHVQNHLLMSSYINTKAIKMLIRQKNQVNSLIILV; from the coding sequence TTGCGATCTAGGCTCGCTGATGTTATTAAGGAAGTAAAAGGTGCCAATCTTCTCGCAGATAAAGGTTATTTTAGTAATGAAGATATAAAAGCTTGTGAAGATGATGGTTACCAAAGCTATATACCTGAAAAAGGATGTCCCATGGAAGGTAAAGGTTTCTATGGGAAACCTGAGTTTATTTACAACGAATATAATAACACCTACACATGTCCTGCGGGACAAATCCTCCAAAAATATCAAAACAAGAAAAAAGATTGTAAAACTTATTGGATATATAAAAGTCCAGAAGCTTGTGTAAATTGCTCTCGGAAAGACAAATGCACAAACTCTAAAAGCAGAAGTATTCAACGCTGGGAACACGAACACGTTTTGGAGAATGTTCGGGAAAGAATGAAAGCCAAACCAAATATCATGAAGCGAAGGTCTGCCATTGTAGAACATCCTTTTGGAACGATTAAAAGACACATTCTTACTGGTGGATACAATATGATTGGAATAGAGTCGGCACAGGCAGAAACTTTCTTGGCACAACTCACTTATAATTTGAATAGGGTTCTTAATATTGTGAATTTCTCTGAGATCATGTCATTTCTCAAAGGTAGGAAGAGCTTTTGGCAAAAACATGTTCAAAACCACCTATTAATGAGCTCTTACATCAACACAAAGGCAATAAAAATGCTCATCAGACAAAAGAATCAGGTAAACTCGCTAATTATTTTAGTTTGA
- a CDS encoding sugar phosphate isomerase/epimerase family protein: MKYAICNETYQNWSFEDTCRDIASHGYQGVEIAPFTLKKNPEELTISEAKTFAKIAKAHDLEVAGLHWLLTKPVGLHISTPDCEVRKRTTNFLQHLVRLNAAMGGDVLVFGSPMSRNVPEGEDYNEYWDRARDSIAIMANEAENEGGIIAIEPLGHVETNFFTSAEETIKMIKEINSPNCRLHLDVKAMSYEDKAIADIIADSAEYLEHFHANDPNLRGPGTGDIDYAPIYKALNKINYSKWLSIEVFNYDEGPENIARNSIEFLKNCEKKYESSQTIS; encoded by the coding sequence ATGAAATACGCCATTTGTAACGAAACATATCAAAACTGGAGCTTTGAAGATACCTGTAGAGACATAGCCTCACACGGATACCAAGGTGTGGAAATCGCTCCTTTTACACTCAAAAAGAACCCTGAAGAACTCACTATTTCAGAGGCTAAAACTTTTGCGAAGATCGCAAAAGCTCACGATTTAGAAGTTGCCGGTCTACACTGGCTCCTAACAAAACCTGTGGGGCTTCATATCTCCACTCCCGATTGCGAAGTCCGCAAACGCACCACAAACTTCCTTCAGCACCTCGTGCGCCTCAATGCCGCCATGGGAGGCGACGTGCTCGTTTTCGGTTCCCCCATGAGTCGTAATGTTCCAGAAGGTGAAGATTATAATGAGTACTGGGATCGCGCCCGTGATTCTATTGCGATCATGGCAAATGAAGCTGAGAACGAAGGTGGGATCATTGCCATAGAACCACTTGGTCATGTGGAGACCAACTTCTTCACTTCTGCAGAGGAGACCATCAAAATGATCAAAGAAATCAATTCTCCCAACTGCCGACTTCACCTGGACGTCAAAGCCATGTCCTACGAAGACAAAGCGATAGCTGATATCATTGCGGACTCCGCAGAATACCTCGAGCATTTCCACGCCAACGACCCTAACCTTCGCGGCCCAGGTACCGGCGACATTGACTACGCACCCATCTATAAAGCGCTCAACAAAATCAATTATTCCAAATGGCTTTCCATCGAAGTCTTCAACTACGATGAAGGTCCGGAAAACATCGCCCGCAATAGCATCGAATTCCTTAAAAACTGTGAAAAGAAGTATGAATCAAGTCAAACTATCTCATGA